A segment of the Anopheles cruzii chromosome 2, idAnoCruzAS_RS32_06, whole genome shotgun sequence genome:
TCGGCAACATCTCGGTCATCGGGAACGCCACCGACCTAGgcacggccggggccgggcttgGCCTTAACGGTACCGACGCGGAACCGCTGGCCGATGTGATCGTGATGGCGGTCACCTCGCTCGTACTTGGACTGATGATTTTAGTTACCGTGATAGGTGAGTGCTCGTTCTTCGGCGGGGACGCGGTGtaaccggggggggggggggcacgggCGAGTGATTGTAgatgtaaataataaaataatgtacGACTTTCCTAGAGATTCAGAGATCCATCCGCGCAaacaccagcgccaccaggcgcctccatcgggccACGaaccaccaggcggctccatcgggAAATTATTTGGAATTCCTTTTCCGcgttttgctgtgtgtgcggtgcactCTAAAGCGGTGTTCCTGCTTGCAGTCGAGGTGTTGATCAGCGTTTCGAATCGGTGTTTCTGGAGTTGTTTTGAGTTTTGAAGTGTAGCGTATACACCGCTCTCCGTAACTGCCGAGCGCACGCTCACGAAACGTCGGATGGGGCAAGGGAAGGTTTAAATGATACACAACCCGGATTCAATGCGGCACCGTGCATCCGGGTCATGAATAATTCCAAAGGAATTCCGGTGCAACTGTTTAAGTGAAGCGCAACTATCGTAAACGGTTTCGGGTAAGTGCAGCGTGCCCGTGTCAGGATTAAGCAACTCGGGATTCGAGGAGTGGAGTCGCTGCTGGGTCACCgtttagcacacacacacacacacgcgcgcagtACCGGTGCATTAACTTCCGTTGGCATTTTTAATTGCAAAAGGCAACAATTTCCGTCGGTCTTCCAGCATCGCCGCGGGCACCACCCCCCGAAGGGCCGTGTGGAAATGACCCGCTCGTGGCCGGGGGGGTTCCATTACTCGCTCGCTACCTCGGCGTCTAACCTCCTTGTTTCGCTCCTTTCTTTTCCTCCGCAGGAAACGTTTTCGTAATAGCTGCCATCATTTTAGAGCGTAATTTACAAAATGTAGCTAATTATCTGGTCGCAtcgttggccgtggccgatcTGTTCGTGGCTTGTCTGGTGATGCCGCTCGGTGCCGTGTACGAGGTAATTGCTGCCCTTCCCCTTCTTGCCCGGTTCCTTGCCCTGGGCCGCTAATCACGGCTAAACGGTGCCCCGTGCGCAACATCGCAACATGCGGCATTCTTTTGGCACGCGATTAAAAGTGTCCCTTCGGCCAGGGCATTCGGCATCTTGAATCGGTTTTTTTAAGTTTAGTTCGTCACGAACAGAGGCGGCAGCATATATTAATACCACTTCCCGCGTTTGATCCCCGTGTCGATGCCCTCGCAGATAAGCCGCGGCTGGATCCTGGGGCCGGAGCTGTGTGATATTTGGACGTCGTGCGATGTGCTCTGCTGTACCGCCTCGATCCTGCACCTGGTAGCGATCGCCACCGACAGGTAGTAGCCCGATGCCGCCACCTGGCCAAGGGTTGTGACCattttggggttttgtttccGCATCCGCAGGTACTGGGCGGTGACCAACATCGACTACATGCACTCCCGGACCAGCCGTCGGGTGTTTGCGATGATCTTCCTCGTGTGGTTCGCGTCCGTCATCGTGTCGCTCGCCCCACAGTTCGGCTGGAAGGACCCCGAGTACCTGCAGCGGATAGAGCAGCAGAAGTGTATGGTCTCGCAGAACATCTCCTACCAGGTAAGAGGGTACCCggaccgccaccgaccaccaccggctaATCCGGGTTTTCCGTCCGCAGGTTTTTGCCACGTGCTGCACGTTTTATGTGCCACTGTTCGTGATCCTGGTGCTGTACTGGAAAATCTACCAAACCGCCCGGCGGCGGATACACCGGCGGGGGCCGAAGCTGCCCGCCacgcccaacagcagcaaccaggTAAGAGGGGGGCTAGCGGCGGATCCCGCGgcgttttaattaattcgaaAACAATCGGTTGCCCCGCGCACTCAGGAGGAAACACCAAAACCCAAGTCCAAGATACGATTTCATCTGAAGAAAAAGTTCACCAACCCGAGCAAATCGGCCGTATCGTCGCTCGGGCTGGTCGAGGGCAACTCCACCAACACGGTCAACACGGTCGAGGACACGGAGGCGGACAGCGCGACCAACGCGGCGGACAAGAAGGGCGCGGAAACGGCGTTCAGCGGCGACGAGGTGAGTTCGCGGCGAGTCGGCCTCTGGTCCGCCGTTCGTTACAAATTCAACGAGCCACTTCTGGGCCGACGTCCCGGTGTTTGCTGCCCCATTTTCTCCACCCCCCCCTCTCCCCCCCTTGGCCGGAAGTGGGTGGCCGGTGTGCTTCCGGCCCCAGCAACGGTGCAGCGCAAACTGTGCTAAGTACCGCCACTCAGCGGCACTCCATTTACGCTGCATAATTGTGTGAAAATCTGAATAAACAGTCGGAGTGAGTGAGTTTTCCGGCATAGAGGCATGGGCTgctgccaacaacaacatgcgCCCCATCGAGGCGGGTGAAACGGAAAaactcggaacggaactccGAAACCGCCAGAGTGCGTTCGAGATGTCGTTCGAAGTTTCGTTCGAAGGATAacaaaggttttttttttgcgtctcATTAAGTTCCCCATCGACGGTTCCGATGCAACATGGGCGGACTTATGCTCAAATGCGAAGAGAAACAAGTTGTGCGTGCGGCATCAAGAGGAAACACCAATGTACTTCATCGTTGACGTCATTGAGATGTCGGCCATCGTAATTGTGGCTGAATTTGGGGCGATGACGCCAGTAGTGTTGGCTTTCGGTGTTGGTGTTGAATATGCATCCAGCCGGGAAAATCACCAAATGTTTTGAGTGGGACATTGAAGCGACCACAACGTCTGCCGGCctgtaaaacaaaatattttatgcagTACTAGGATGAAAAATTCGTTCAGTTTGTTAAAAATATCGATTAAGtcgtttaaataatatgtgtGCACCGTTTAGAGATCGAAAGGGGGATATCTTTTAACTTGAATATCAACATCCTCGAGGGCTATGTGCCTGCCGTGGACCCTGTTGTAGGGCGAAGTCCTGACCAATAGGACGTGAGACGTAATCCATCATGAGTGGTGACTTCTTTCATCATATCTTGTTAGCTACGGTCTGGCAAGCTGGACAAACTCATAAGTGTAGTTGAGTGTTACCAACAATTCATCAGTCCAGGGCATCTTTTCCCAGAATAAGGGAGCTTCCAAGCATGTCATATGCCAtctactaggttgtttactaagttttgcgggtcgataccagagagcgctgctacgagcttgatttttttgttatattcgTACACTCTTCAAAAGAACGTAtatgaagtttcatttcaatcggtcacttagttttttttacaagccatttagtatcgacatgtcaaaataaattttacagctgctatgacgtcatcaaTTGGttaaaaacgctttccgcgcacgatttttgtttggtttgaaaacagatggaggtcgctaagggccaaatctagtgaatagggtggatactccaacaattcgaactttaattcacggattttttccattttcaaattgctcttgtgacacggtgcattgccctgatgaaagaggatgtttttctttttcaaaccgggtctgttttcacaaattttcgctttcagttgctctaaaatgttacaacaacaatagaaattaatttttttagtcgtttgcaagtaatccgctagcaacatttcattcgcatcccacaaaactgatgctttcatctttttaggcaatttctggacgaactcgtttcggaaccgaaaaaaatggttcacaccactctttagcaacttgttttgattcaggatcatagtgagagacccaagcctcatctacaatgatgattcaatgcacaaaatccacattatcctatcgaaaacgctttaaatgttgccaagaaagatgcattcgaatgcgtttgtagcaaatgcggcacccatgttgcaaacagctttctgaaacccaaaacttcagtcaaaatattggttatagtgctcaatgagttggctaggtcttgtacttaatttctatcagtgattggacgattttcgaaaacgatatcctgtattgttttgcgatttccgatgttgtgtctgttttttgacgtttttgacacggatcgtcttaaaggctactacgaccatgtttaagtTCAGAATCCCCTATTTGAaccacctaattgaaggcaaagaatccttatacacttttaacattcgttcataaatctcctttgcgtttaaacctttcaaaaataaaaaataaatcattgcaCGGTACTTGATTTTTACCGCTGTAAAAAATTCTGTGAGACGTCGTTACTAAacggcttgtaaaaaaaaaattaagtgtccgattgaaatgaaacttcacatacgttcatatgaagagtgtaccaatatatctaaaaaaaaatcaagcttgtagcagcgccctctggtatcgaaccgcaaaacttagtaaacaacctagtatgaCTCAAATTGACTTTTTTAGGCTCGGAAACTGTTTGAAAACACGACCAGTTATGCAAGCATCCTATTGACTGTGCAGAAGAGACCTATATGCCTTCTGATTGCAATTTATGTTGAGTATTGTTGACGGACAGAAGAGGGTTTGTAGTTGAGATGTGAattcgtttcggtggccattcgaCGACCTTCCTTTTTTGCAACTTTCAGTTATTGGGCGGCTTGTGAACCTTGTTTCGCCTGTGTTTCTCACgcttaattctgcattttcaACATCAAAACGCATAAGAAATTACGTTACTATTGCTTATAAATAACCATATCTCTAGTTGCTCTAGTACCGAGCAAAATAAAGGAataagaaatggaaaaaacgaACACTTTAAGCTTCACACTTCAAATACACTTTGTATCGAACCACTCAAATTCCCCAATGGCTGCAAATGAATGTACATCAAAATGACATTTAACCGTTAAAAAGTTTGCTCTGGGAACTGTTCAAAATCTCCGGGGATCGATTCCAGAGGgagaaaaagataaattttGCACACATTATGTGTACGTTCCGATGAGAAACTGTTTCTCGCTAGTCACCGTATTTTGGTGATCAATTTTGATTGTTTGACTGTTGATTGTTTGCCTGGCAtccaaagcataaaaaaaaccacagAAAATTTGACAAATGTTCCCCGGGGGACCTAGTCGTGGCCGCACGGACATTCCAAGAATTTGCTTCTTCGCTTGCGCTTCAACTTACGGGATCAGCCAGAGTTCCAATCCTGCTgcccaaccgaaaccgatcggtTCAAAGTATGTTCAAATCGAACGAACCTATGAACATGGAACTCGGTCTGCGTTTGTTCTTGCGCATCAATTAATTACTTTTCCGAGCCCGACCGCTGGGCCCCAACGATGCCCATTGGGTCAATTCATCGTGCCATCGTCGGGAGGTCCACCCAGGTCCCCGAAATCATGGCCGATGCTCCGATTTGCATATTCACAACCCACCCTCACCCACTTCAGCGCAAAGCGAAGGCTCTCGGGTCTGATTCGATCGTCCGGCGCCGGCCTCCGGCTGCCTCGCTTCTACTTGCAGAGCACCCCCCTTAGCAATAGTCAAATCCCGACGGTTTCGTACGAGGTGACGCACCGGCAGCTGGCACAGTCCGGCGCTACGGAATcgaacaataacaataaccgGACGGTGGCCAAACGCAGTCCGAGCGGAAACGGTAGTGGACCGGCCGCGCCTCTGCTTCTCCCGGCGGCCACTCCGCTGCACCCGGACGCGCCccaaacgcagcagcaccaggagtCCCAGGCCAGCGGTGCTGGGGAGACCGGGACGCACGCCAACCAGACCACCGGCCTCAAACCaccagccggtgccggtggcgcagGGCAGCTGCAGGGAGCCGGCTCCGCGCTCCACATCGCCAGTAGCCCGAATCCGCATGCCCAGGTCTCGAAGCGCAAGGAGACGCTCGAGGCGAAGCGCGAGCGGAAGGCGGCCAAAACGCTGGCCATCATCACGGGCGCGTTCGTCGTCTGTTGGCTGCCCTTCTTCCTCAccgccctgctgctgcccctCTGCGAGAGCTGCTCCATCAACGAC
Coding sequences within it:
- the LOC128269168 gene encoding 5-hydroxytryptamine receptor-like; the encoded protein is MDFHKAPPPRPPSLAAGLAKANEVYDYIFIDSGSPDSYLSADVGGIVNETFLGNISVIGNATDLGTAGAGLGLNGTDAEPLADVIVMAVTSLVLGLMILVTVIGNVFVIAAIILERNLQNVANYLVASLAVADLFVACLVMPLGAVYEISRGWILGPELCDIWTSCDVLCCTASILHLVAIATDRYWAVTNIDYMHSRTSRRVFAMIFLVWFASVIVSLAPQFGWKDPEYLQRIEQQKCMVSQNISYQVFATCCTFYVPLFVILVLYWKIYQTARRRIHRRGPKLPATPNSSNQEETPKPKSKIRFHLKKKFTNPSKSAVSSLGLVEGNSTNTVNTVEDTEADSATNAADKKGAETAFSGDESTPLSNSQIPTVSYEVTHRQLAQSGATESNNNNNRTVAKRSPSGNGSGPAAPLLLPAATPLHPDAPQTQQHQESQASGAGETGTHANQTTGLKPPAGAGGAGQLQGAGSALHIASSPNPHAQVSKRKETLEAKRERKAAKTLAIITGAFVVCWLPFFLTALLLPLCESCSINDTVASLFLWLGYFNSTLNPVIYTIFSPEFRQAFKRILFGSHRSATYRRGKL